In Hasllibacter sp. MH4015, the following proteins share a genomic window:
- a CDS encoding carbohydrate ABC transporter permease, translating into MSPIIQGIITIIVGVGGCVGYFYFANLFLDKVLFPARGENAGRNINRANQIRPWLFLFPAMFALGLYLMYPVVGSFIRSMYDRAGDEFVGAGNYVRLFNNPDFRQAFFNNILWALVVPATTTFMGLLIAQLTDRLKWGAFAKSLIFMPMAISFVGASLIWKFVYAQDPDIGIINAIRVNVFGAEEGIDPLQTAFWNNFLLMAILIWIQTGFAMVILSAALRGIPEETIEAAIIDGANPFQVFFKIKVPQIMGTIVVVWTTITILVLKVFDIVYTMTGGNFGTEILPSFMMDFMFRDDGQATAVAFVIMLVVLPVMIWNIAQARKEMR; encoded by the coding sequence ATGTCGCCAATCATTCAAGGCATCATCACGATCATTGTCGGCGTCGGCGGGTGTGTGGGGTACTTCTACTTCGCCAACCTGTTCCTCGACAAAGTGCTGTTTCCCGCACGCGGCGAGAATGCCGGGCGCAACATCAACCGCGCCAACCAGATCCGGCCGTGGCTGTTCCTGTTCCCTGCCATGTTCGCCCTGGGTCTCTACCTCATGTATCCGGTCGTGGGATCGTTCATCCGGTCGATGTATGACCGCGCGGGCGACGAATTCGTGGGCGCGGGCAACTACGTGCGCCTCTTCAATAACCCCGATTTCCGGCAGGCTTTCTTCAACAACATCCTGTGGGCGCTTGTCGTGCCCGCGACGACGACCTTCATGGGCCTTCTGATCGCGCAGCTGACCGACCGCCTGAAATGGGGTGCGTTCGCCAAGTCGCTGATCTTCATGCCGATGGCGATTTCCTTCGTGGGCGCGTCGCTGATCTGGAAATTCGTCTACGCCCAGGACCCCGACATCGGCATCATCAACGCGATCCGCGTGAATGTCTTCGGCGCGGAGGAGGGGATCGACCCGCTTCAGACGGCGTTCTGGAACAACTTCCTGCTGATGGCGATTCTGATCTGGATCCAGACCGGTTTCGCCATGGTGATCCTGAGCGCCGCACTGCGCGGCATCCCGGAGGAAACCATCGAGGCCGCGATCATCGACGGGGCGAACCCGTTCCAGGTCTTCTTCAAGATCAAGGTGCCGCAGATCATGGGCACCATCGTCGTGGTCTGGACCACGATCACCATCCTCGTCCTGAAGGTCTTCGACATCGTCTATACGATGACGGGGGGCAATTTCGGAACCGAGATCCTGCCGTCGTTCATGATGGACTTCATGTTCCGCGATGACGGGCAAGCCACCGCCGTGGCCTTCGTGATCATGCTGGTCGTTCTGCCGGTGATGATCTGGAACATTGCGCAAGC